Proteins encoded within one genomic window of Salinisphaera sp. T31B1:
- the hemC gene encoding hydroxymethylbilane synthase, which produces MMSQTLRIATRQSELALWQARHVQVRLQTALPEIEVVLLPIRTEGDRVLDRPLAEIGGKGLFLKELEAAMLAGEADMAVHSMKDVPAELPPGMALPVVLAPGSPLDAFVSNDYDTVESLPEGARVGTSSLRRAAMLKHLRPDLSIGSLRGNVQTRLAKLDAGDFDAIVLACAGLERLELAARIKSELTAEQSLPAIGQGVLGIEIRADDDQTAAYIAALDDEYTHIRIDAERAVNARLEGSCHLPIAAYAVHDGQTLRLRACVGKPDGSVMVRDEISGPTGRAAALGHELADRLLAAGADRILATLS; this is translated from the coding sequence TTGCGCTGTGGCAGGCTCGACACGTCCAGGTGCGTCTGCAGACCGCGCTGCCCGAGATCGAAGTGGTACTGCTGCCGATCCGAACCGAGGGCGACCGCGTGCTCGATCGTCCGCTGGCCGAGATCGGTGGCAAGGGGCTGTTTCTCAAGGAGCTCGAAGCGGCCATGCTGGCCGGCGAAGCCGACATGGCCGTGCATTCGATGAAGGATGTGCCGGCCGAACTGCCGCCGGGCATGGCGCTGCCAGTGGTGCTGGCGCCGGGCAGCCCGCTCGATGCGTTCGTATCCAACGACTACGACACGGTCGAATCGCTGCCCGAAGGTGCACGTGTAGGGACATCCAGCCTGCGGCGTGCGGCCATGCTCAAGCATCTTCGTCCGGACCTGTCGATCGGCAGCCTGCGCGGCAACGTCCAGACGCGCCTGGCCAAGCTCGACGCCGGCGATTTCGATGCCATCGTGCTCGCCTGTGCCGGTCTCGAACGCCTGGAACTGGCCGCGCGAATCAAGAGCGAGCTCACCGCGGAACAGAGTCTGCCGGCGATCGGCCAGGGGGTGCTGGGTATCGAGATCCGTGCCGACGACGACCAGACCGCTGCCTATATCGCCGCGCTCGACGACGAGTACACGCATATACGTATCGACGCCGAACGCGCTGTGAATGCACGACTCGAAGGCAGCTGCCATCTGCCGATCGCGGCCTATGCGGTGCATGACGGTCAGACCCTGCGTCTGCGCGCCTGTGTCGGCAAGCCGGACGGCTCGGTCATGGTGCGCGACGAGATTTCGGGACCGACCGGTCGCGCCGCCGCGCTGGGTCACGAACTGGCCGATCGGCTGCTAGCCGCCGGTGCGGACCGCATCCTGGCGACGCTGTCGTGA
- a CDS encoding uroporphyrinogen-III synthase, producing MCALTGQTVWLTRPAHQAGPWAKAIQAAGGTAICEPLLAIEPPQDAAGLPAALAAAESADAVIATSANAIASVARLAPGFAPAGKLYGVGATTAAALAHLTGTDVAQPRDCFTSEDLLGLPALNQVAGQRIVLLSGAGGRSRLADTLVGRGAAVDKIALYRRRACSIPTARLAELAGCCQTIVVTSGEALDQLEHLLLSEADRPTRESLLACQLVAPSMRVVKQGDRRLRWSRPAVILDRVSAEAVVAALARIQRGDRQ from the coding sequence ATGTGCGCGCTGACCGGGCAGACGGTCTGGCTGACGCGGCCCGCCCACCAGGCCGGCCCGTGGGCAAAGGCCATTCAGGCGGCCGGCGGTACAGCCATCTGCGAACCGCTGCTGGCCATCGAGCCGCCGCAAGATGCGGCCGGCCTGCCCGCGGCTCTGGCGGCGGCCGAGTCGGCCGATGCGGTGATCGCTACCAGTGCGAACGCCATCGCCAGCGTCGCCCGTCTGGCGCCCGGTTTCGCGCCGGCGGGCAAGCTGTACGGCGTGGGCGCGACAACCGCGGCAGCGCTGGCCCACTTGACCGGCACGGACGTGGCCCAGCCGAGGGACTGCTTTACCAGCGAAGATCTGCTCGGCCTGCCTGCACTCAATCAGGTGGCCGGCCAGCGGATCGTTCTGCTGTCCGGAGCCGGGGGGCGATCCCGACTGGCGGACACCTTGGTCGGACGCGGGGCGGCTGTCGACAAGATTGCACTCTATCGGCGCCGGGCCTGCTCCATTCCGACCGCGCGTCTGGCCGAACTGGCCGGCTGTTGCCAGACGATCGTGGTGACCAGCGGCGAAGCGCTCGATCAACTTGAGCATTTGCTCCTCAGCGAGGCCGATCGGCCAACCCGTGAAAGCCTGTTGGCGTGTCAGTTGGTGGCGCCGAGCATGCGTGTGGTAAAACAGGGCGATAGACGCCTACGCTGGTCCCGCCCAGCGGTCATCCTCGACCGTGTCAGTGCCGAAGCGGTCGTGGCCGCGCTTGCGCGGATCCAGCGAGGCGACCGACAATAG
- a CDS encoding uroporphyrinogen-III C-methyltransferase produces the protein MSEDKRNDAQADKGAGNEAGKHSASKPSSTGQTTGSNQGGGSASAPAAKPDSSKTQSKAAAAAPSNARADGSTPADGSKKATSESSRAADKTGGSAASATASKKQPQRGSKPAAAAAASDASSSARDGKTVSASKPSATATAATGGGSAHAQTGHRGERTDDAGRKSLLVAIIALIIAVVALIGAGWLWFRGEQKLASLDSRVNTVEQGIQSSVQKVVMPRLSEVDKRMQSLSGDLDGLRQADQQQADQLATMKQSVQAAQTQTAELSDRIQGNARRWDLNQIESLLRAANQRLQLYNDPAGARQALQLASEAIARQGDPRLFKVRSEIVNEIAALRALPDPDIEGLSLDLAAMVKQVPSLALASTVPGEYRQGASGDTAADSSDNPQAGEGDDGMSFDEFKSQFTQGWGHFKNSVGQALSGMLTIRRADGTQSALLPPDQVFFLNQNLQLQLRTARLSLLEGDTDAYRDSLASARQWLGDYYDTDTSPVSSMRNRLDQMSNVKLDWQAPDISQSLAMLRERMSQPAGQAGGEQDGAQSASSDARSNAASPESSRDAGSDAQSQQPSGDAAGQDGR, from the coding sequence ATGAGCGAAGATAAGCGCAACGACGCCCAAGCAGACAAGGGCGCCGGCAACGAGGCGGGCAAGCATTCCGCATCCAAGCCGTCCAGCACCGGTCAGACGACCGGTTCGAACCAAGGCGGCGGCTCCGCCTCGGCGCCGGCAGCCAAGCCGGATTCGTCCAAGACACAGAGCAAGGCGGCCGCGGCTGCGCCCTCGAACGCGCGTGCCGACGGCAGTACGCCGGCCGACGGCTCGAAGAAGGCGACGAGCGAGTCGTCGCGAGCCGCGGACAAGACCGGCGGTAGTGCTGCATCCGCCACGGCTTCGAAAAAGCAACCCCAGCGCGGATCGAAGCCCGCCGCGGCCGCGGCCGCGTCCGATGCCAGCAGCAGCGCCCGCGACGGCAAGACGGTCAGCGCATCCAAGCCGAGTGCAACCGCCACGGCCGCGACCGGCGGCGGGTCGGCCCATGCGCAGACCGGTCACCGTGGCGAGCGGACGGACGATGCCGGCCGGAAGTCGCTCTTGGTGGCGATCATTGCGCTGATTATCGCAGTCGTCGCGCTCATCGGCGCCGGCTGGCTGTGGTTCCGGGGCGAGCAGAAGCTTGCGTCGCTTGATTCGCGCGTGAATACCGTCGAGCAGGGCATTCAGTCGAGTGTCCAGAAGGTGGTCATGCCGCGGTTGTCCGAAGTCGACAAGCGTATGCAGTCGCTGTCGGGCGACCTCGACGGGCTGCGTCAGGCCGATCAGCAGCAGGCCGATCAACTGGCGACGATGAAACAGTCGGTGCAAGCCGCCCAGACTCAGACCGCCGAACTGTCGGACCGGATACAGGGCAATGCCCGTCGCTGGGATCTCAACCAGATCGAGTCGCTGCTGCGGGCCGCCAATCAGCGGCTGCAGCTCTACAACGACCCGGCCGGCGCCCGGCAGGCCTTGCAGTTGGCCAGCGAGGCGATCGCGCGCCAGGGCGATCCGAGGCTGTTCAAGGTACGCAGCGAAATCGTCAACGAGATCGCGGCGCTGCGTGCCTTGCCTGATCCGGATATCGAAGGCCTGTCGCTGGACCTGGCCGCCATGGTCAAGCAAGTGCCCTCGCTGGCGCTGGCCTCCACGGTCCCGGGTGAGTACCGCCAAGGTGCATCGGGCGATACTGCCGCCGACAGTTCGGACAACCCGCAGGCGGGTGAGGGCGACGACGGTATGTCGTTTGACGAGTTCAAGTCGCAGTTCACCCAGGGCTGGGGGCATTTCAAGAACTCGGTCGGCCAAGCGCTGTCCGGCATGCTGACCATCCGTCGTGCCGACGGTACGCAGAGCGCCCTGTTGCCGCCCGACCAGGTGTTCTTCCTCAACCAGAACCTGCAGCTGCAGCTGCGCACGGCACGCCTGTCTCTGCTGGAGGGCGACACCGACGCCTATCGCGACAGCCTTGCCTCGGCGCGCCAGTGGCTGGGCGACTACTACGACACCGACACATCGCCGGTATCGAGCATGCGCAACCGGCTCGACCAGATGAGCAACGTCAAACTCGATTGGCAGGCACCGGATATCTCCCAGAGCCTGGCCATGCTGCGTGAGCGGATGAGTCAGCCGGCCGGTCAGGCTGGTGGGGAACAAGACGGTGCACAGTCGGCGTCGTCCGATGCCCGCAGCAATGCTGCGAGCCCGGAATCATCCAGGGACGCCGGGTCCGACGCCCAATCGCAGCAGCCGTCCGGTGACGCCGCCGGTCAGGACGGTCGCTGA
- a CDS encoding heme biosynthesis HemY N-terminal domain-containing protein — translation MRRLLLIFFTFIVLGVVLALVFRDHQGYILISFAGWQIETSLLFAVGALLVFLWAAITLWRLIVGGVLLPRRIRERLARRRERKARRSLYDGLLRLAEGRWGRAEDELNRLAENNEAPGLNYLNAARAAQHQGRVADRDRYLEKAASKRGVSELAVLLTQAELQIEQGQTADAMASLSRLYQMEPQHDVVLRLYAEQCQRAGDYEQLRALVPALYKHSGMPQERVDTLAIEAWGDELSRHSRDSIALTTAWKRVPKRLRSKPEMVKRYVTCLRAAKADGQAADVIRDVLKQEWNASLVLIFGDLKCEDRTAQLSTVEGWLKQYGEEPELLLIAGRLCLRNRLWGRARSYFEASQKNQSRPDALLELGRLLEEINEKDEARAAYRQGLELRTDS, via the coding sequence ATGCGCCGCCTGCTGCTCATATTCTTCACTTTCATCGTTCTTGGCGTCGTGCTGGCGCTGGTCTTTCGTGATCATCAGGGCTATATCCTCATCTCGTTCGCCGGCTGGCAGATCGAGACATCGCTGCTGTTCGCAGTCGGCGCGCTGCTGGTTTTCCTGTGGGCGGCGATCACGCTCTGGCGGTTGATCGTAGGCGGCGTGCTGCTGCCACGACGAATTCGCGAGCGGTTGGCCCGACGGCGGGAGCGCAAGGCCCGTCGTTCGCTCTACGACGGCCTGCTGCGGCTTGCCGAGGGCCGCTGGGGCCGGGCCGAGGACGAGCTCAACCGTCTGGCCGAGAACAACGAAGCACCGGGGCTGAATTATCTGAATGCCGCGCGTGCGGCACAGCACCAGGGCCGGGTCGCCGATCGTGACCGGTATCTGGAAAAGGCTGCGTCCAAGCGCGGTGTCAGCGAATTGGCGGTCTTGCTCACCCAGGCCGAGCTGCAGATCGAGCAGGGACAGACGGCCGATGCCATGGCGAGCCTGTCCCGGCTGTATCAAATGGAGCCACAGCACGACGTGGTGCTGCGACTGTATGCCGAGCAGTGCCAGCGGGCGGGTGACTATGAACAGCTGCGCGCGCTGGTGCCGGCGCTGTACAAGCACAGCGGCATGCCCCAGGAGCGCGTCGATACGCTGGCCATCGAGGCCTGGGGCGACGAGCTGTCGCGCCACAGCCGGGATTCGATCGCTCTCACCACCGCCTGGAAACGCGTGCCCAAGCGTCTGCGCAGCAAGCCCGAGATGGTCAAGCGTTACGTGACCTGCCTGCGCGCGGCCAAGGCCGACGGCCAGGCGGCCGACGTCATTCGCGATGTGCTCAAGCAGGAATGGAATGCTTCGCTTGTGCTGATCTTCGGGGATCTGAAATGCGAGGACCGCACCGCTCAGCTGTCGACGGTCGAAGGGTGGCTCAAGCAGTATGGTGAAGAACCCGAGTTGTTGCTGATCGCCGGGCGGCTGTGTCTGCGCAACCGGCTCTGGGGTCGTGCCCGCAGCTATTTCGAAGCCAGCCAGAAGAATCAGTCGCGCCCCGATGCGCTGCTGGAACTGGGCCGGTTATTAGAAGAGATCAACGAAAAGGACGAGGCTCGAGCCGCCTATCGCCAGGGTCTGGAGCTGCGCACCGACTCGTGA
- a CDS encoding SDR family oxidoreductase, protein MSGLPVHNLIVGCGETGLRVAARAVGAGQSVTGIVRSADSARRVRSVGAVARTADLDKPLAGLPVCDRLFYFAPPPREGRADTRLQRVVDAMGPPPARVVYISTTGVYGDCDGAWVNEDRAVNPATDRAHRRVDAERRIHAWQPLATVLRAPGIYGPGRLPVERVRCGEPIVDDAEGGWSNRIHIDDLAEVAWQAGQRPWPHRIYNVTDGHPTRLGDYYDALAGLLGVPSPPRIPWTEAERQFSAMRLSFLRESRRLDTRRLLDDTGLELTFADFRDGLKASLRAEPRPA, encoded by the coding sequence ATGAGTGGCCTGCCCGTGCACAACCTGATCGTCGGCTGCGGCGAAACCGGGCTACGGGTGGCCGCACGCGCGGTCGGGGCCGGCCAGAGCGTGACCGGCATCGTACGCAGCGCCGACAGCGCGCGCCGTGTGCGTTCGGTCGGGGCGGTCGCCCGAACGGCCGATCTCGACAAACCGCTCGCCGGTCTGCCCGTCTGCGATCGCCTGTTCTATTTCGCGCCGCCGCCACGCGAAGGCCGCGCCGATACGCGGCTGCAGCGGGTAGTCGACGCCATGGGTCCGCCGCCGGCCCGGGTGGTGTATATCAGCACCACCGGCGTCTACGGCGATTGCGACGGTGCCTGGGTCAACGAGGATCGTGCCGTCAACCCGGCTACCGACCGGGCCCATCGACGGGTCGACGCCGAACGTCGAATCCACGCCTGGCAGCCGCTTGCAACCGTGCTCCGTGCGCCAGGCATCTACGGACCCGGGCGGCTACCGGTGGAGCGCGTGCGGTGCGGTGAGCCGATCGTCGATGATGCCGAGGGTGGCTGGAGCAACCGGATCCATATCGACGATCTCGCCGAGGTCGCCTGGCAGGCCGGTCAGCGGCCATGGCCACACCGGATCTATAACGTCACCGATGGACATCCCACGCGTTTGGGCGACTACTACGACGCCTTGGCCGGCCTGTTGGGCGTGCCATCGCCGCCGCGGATCCCATGGACCGAAGCCGAGCGACAATTTTCGGCCATGCGGCTATCGTTTCTGCGCGAGTCGCGTCGGCTCGACACCCGCCGGCTGTTGGACGATACCGGTCTTGAGCTGACCTTCGCCGACTTTCGCGACGGCCTCAAGGCCAGCTTGCGCGCAGAGCCACGGCCGGCCTGA